The following proteins are encoded in a genomic region of Limosilactobacillus reuteri subsp. reuteri:
- a CDS encoding NAD-dependent protein deacylase, with protein MDATIQKTFDDAKNIVFLTGAGVSTASGIPDFRSANGLYTQNRNAEYYLSHRYFASDPEGFYEFCKQNLYFPDAKPNVIHQKQAALTQQDRATVITQNIDNLYEEAGTKHLIDFHGNLFHVYCEKCHETVPVSEYLKSRLHQKDNGPLRPDIVLYDEGIKQEDIINSVKAMQQADLVVIVGTSMKVYPFAGLLDYRNPNAKVIAVNQQLLHFPFDFQMVQDDATKFFDELKV; from the coding sequence ATGGATGCGACGATTCAAAAAACATTTGACGACGCAAAAAATATTGTCTTTCTAACGGGAGCTGGTGTTTCGACTGCTTCTGGCATTCCTGATTTTAGGTCAGCAAACGGTTTATATACGCAGAATCGGAATGCGGAATACTATTTAAGTCACCGGTATTTTGCTAGTGATCCAGAAGGCTTTTACGAATTTTGCAAGCAAAATTTGTATTTTCCAGATGCAAAGCCCAACGTAATTCATCAAAAACAGGCAGCCTTGACGCAACAGGACCGTGCGACTGTTATAACGCAAAATATCGATAACTTATATGAAGAAGCTGGCACGAAACACTTGATTGACTTTCATGGGAACCTTTTCCACGTTTATTGTGAAAAGTGTCATGAAACTGTTCCAGTGAGCGAATATTTGAAGAGTCGCCTGCATCAAAAGGATAATGGTCCCTTGCGTCCGGACATTGTGTTATATGATGAAGGAATTAAGCAAGAGGATATTATCAATTCTGTCAAGGCAATGCAACAAGCTGATTTAGTTGTGATTGTGGGTACCTCGATGAAAGTATACCCATTTGCGGGCTTGCTAGATTACCGTAATCCAAATGCAAAGGTGATTGCTGTTAATCAGCAGTTATTGCATTTTCCTTTTGACTTTCAAATGGTTCAAGACGATGCAACAAAATTCTTTGACGAATTAAAAGTATAA
- a CDS encoding DUF72 domain-containing protein, producing MKITMGMTTWTEHPVLIHDEQRPVRLDEYAQHFPVVEVDTFFYALPQIATIQNWLATVPPTFQFIVKANQKMTLHQRNQERGELEQVFQQYRRTISPLVAAGQLKTILFQFPPYFDATVRDFSYLRLIREWLGNLPIAVEFRNQTWYKKEILPSVLDFCRELNFTLVAADEPHNTPTSVPFLLATTNPDLAMLRLHGRNRKGWENQGKEWRKTRTLYRYSPEELQFFKKQIESLQPQPKELCVIFNNNSAKDAAPNALSLQKMMNIEFEGLAPKSPEQLDLF from the coding sequence ATGAAAATAACGATGGGGATGACAACTTGGACGGAGCATCCAGTACTCATTCATGATGAACAACGCCCGGTAAGGCTTGATGAGTATGCTCAACATTTTCCGGTGGTTGAGGTTGATACTTTTTTCTACGCTTTACCTCAGATAGCAACAATTCAAAACTGGCTTGCTACTGTTCCCCCAACTTTTCAGTTTATTGTTAAGGCTAATCAGAAAATGACATTACATCAGCGAAATCAGGAACGTGGCGAATTAGAACAGGTCTTTCAACAATATCGCCGAACAATCTCTCCCTTGGTAGCTGCTGGTCAATTAAAGACGATATTATTTCAGTTTCCTCCATATTTTGATGCAACTGTGCGTGACTTTTCTTACTTACGATTAATTCGAGAATGGTTAGGAAACTTGCCAATTGCAGTCGAATTTCGTAATCAAACTTGGTATAAGAAAGAAATTTTACCGTCAGTCTTAGACTTCTGTCGTGAACTCAATTTCACATTAGTGGCCGCTGATGAACCCCATAATACGCCAACGTCCGTACCGTTTTTGCTTGCAACAACTAATCCCGACTTAGCCATGTTGCGCCTTCATGGTCGTAATCGAAAAGGATGGGAAAATCAAGGAAAAGAATGGCGGAAAACGCGGACTTTATATCGATATTCGCCGGAAGAACTCCAATTCTTTAAAAAACAAATTGAGTCCTTGCAGCCGCAACCTAAAGAACTCTGTGTTATCTTCAACAATAACTCAGCTAAGGATGCCGCACCCAATGCATTGAGCCTTCAAAAAATGATGAATATTGAATTCGAGGGATTGGCACCTAAATCGCCAGAACAGCTTGATCTGTTTTAG